The proteins below are encoded in one region of Alistipes communis:
- the ilvD gene encoding dihydroxy-acid dehydratase translates to MKHPLRSAVTTTGRRMAGARSLWRANGMREEQFGRPIIGIANSFTQLVPGHVHLHEIGQQVKQRIEACGCFAAEFDTIAVDDGIAMGHDGMLYSLPSREIIADSVEYMANAHCIDALVCISNCDKITPGMLMAAMRLNIPTVFVSGGPMEAGRFGDRDVDLIDAMVMGADDRCSDEEAARIERCACPGCGSCSGMFTANSMNCLTEALGLSLPGNGTIVATHVARRRLFEEAAALIVRNAERYYFEGDDSLLPRSIATKAAFENAMSLDIAMGGSTNTVLHLLAVAHEAGVDFTMHDIDRLSRKVPVLCKVAPNSHYHIQDVNRAGGILSILGELDRAKLVDTSVRRIDGRTLGEAIAACDLRSATVGDDALGRWRSAPAGKGDRQLGVQDTRYETLDTDRAAGCIRDTEHAYFRDGGLAVLTGNIARCGCVVKTAGVDEKLLLFRGPARVYESQEQAMEGILGDEVRPGEVVVIRYEGPKGGPGMQEMLYPTSYLKSKRLDKVCALVTDGRFSGGTSGLSIGHVSPEAAAGGEIAIVRTGDPIEIDIPNRSIRLLVDEREIAARKAAVKRYAPAARERRVPTSLRAYALLVSSADKGAVRLIDTPDNA, encoded by the coding sequence ATGAAACATCCACTCAGAAGCGCCGTGACGACGACCGGTCGTCGGATGGCCGGAGCCCGAAGCCTCTGGCGCGCCAACGGCATGCGCGAGGAACAGTTCGGCCGGCCGATCATCGGCATCGCCAATTCGTTCACGCAATTGGTCCCGGGCCACGTGCACCTGCACGAGATCGGCCAGCAGGTCAAACAGCGCATCGAAGCGTGCGGCTGTTTCGCTGCCGAGTTCGACACCATCGCCGTCGACGACGGAATCGCCATGGGACACGACGGGATGCTCTACTCGCTCCCCTCGCGCGAAATCATCGCCGACAGCGTCGAATACATGGCCAACGCCCATTGCATCGACGCACTGGTGTGCATCAGCAATTGCGACAAGATCACGCCCGGGATGCTGATGGCCGCCATGCGGCTCAACATCCCGACGGTCTTCGTTTCGGGCGGGCCGATGGAAGCGGGCCGTTTCGGCGACCGCGACGTCGACCTGATCGACGCGATGGTGATGGGCGCCGACGACCGTTGCAGCGACGAGGAGGCGGCACGCATCGAACGCTGCGCCTGCCCGGGCTGCGGGTCGTGTTCGGGGATGTTCACCGCCAACTCGATGAACTGCCTCACCGAAGCGCTGGGACTCTCGCTGCCGGGCAACGGCACGATCGTCGCCACGCACGTCGCGCGCCGCCGGCTGTTCGAAGAGGCCGCCGCGCTCATCGTCCGCAACGCCGAACGCTACTACTTCGAAGGCGACGACTCGCTGCTGCCGCGCTCGATCGCCACGAAGGCGGCCTTCGAGAACGCCATGTCGCTCGATATCGCCATGGGCGGCTCGACCAACACCGTGCTGCACCTGCTGGCCGTGGCCCACGAGGCGGGCGTGGACTTCACGATGCACGACATCGACCGCCTCTCGCGCAAGGTACCCGTGCTGTGCAAGGTCGCACCCAACTCGCACTACCATATCCAGGATGTCAACCGCGCCGGAGGCATCCTCTCGATCCTGGGAGAACTCGACCGCGCGAAACTCGTCGACACCTCCGTGCGGCGGATCGACGGCCGCACGCTGGGCGAGGCGATCGCCGCCTGCGACCTGCGCAGCGCGACGGTGGGCGACGACGCCCTCGGCCGCTGGCGAAGCGCCCCCGCCGGCAAGGGCGACCGGCAGCTGGGCGTACAGGACACCCGCTACGAAACGCTCGACACCGACCGCGCGGCGGGCTGCATCCGCGACACGGAGCACGCCTATTTCCGCGACGGAGGGCTGGCCGTGCTGACGGGCAACATCGCCCGCTGCGGCTGCGTCGTCAAGACCGCCGGCGTCGACGAAAAACTGCTGCTCTTCCGCGGGCCGGCCCGCGTCTACGAATCGCAGGAGCAGGCCATGGAGGGGATTCTCGGCGACGAGGTACGGCCGGGCGAGGTAGTCGTCATCCGCTACGAAGGGCCCAAAGGCGGCCCCGGAATGCAGGAGATGCTCTACCCCACCTCCTACCTCAAATCGAAACGGCTCGACAAGGTATGCGCGCTCGTGACCGACGGACGTTTCTCGGGCGGCACGTCGGGGCTTTCGATCGGGCACGTATCGCCCGAAGCCGCCGCAGGCGGCGAGATCGCCATCGTGCGCACGGGCGATCCGATCGAGATCGACATTCCCAACCGTTCGATCCGGCTGCTGGTCGACGAACGGGAGATCGCCGCGCGCAAGGCCGCCGTGAAACGGTATGCGCCGGCCGCACGCGAACGCCGCGTCCCGACCTCGCTGCGCGCCTACGCCCTGCTGGTCAGCTCGGCAGACAAGGGCGCCGTGCGCCTGATCGATACACCCGACAACGCATAA
- a CDS encoding 2-isopropylmalate synthase, whose product MSERLYIFDTTLRDGEQVPGCQLNTIEKIEVAKLLESLGVDIIEAGFPISSPGDFNSVLEISKAVSEPTICALTRAVRKDIDVAADALRLARHKRIHTGIGVSPQHIYDKLRSTPEKILETAVDAVKYAKRYVEDVEFYAEDAGRAEPKYLARVVEAAIAAGATVVNIPDTTGYCLPQEYGAKIRYLVEHVANIDRAIISTHCHNDLGMATANTLSAVLNGARQAEVTINGIGERAGNTSLEEVVMTLRCHRELDIDTRINSQLITKASHLVSSLMNMPVQPNKAIVGRNAFAHSSGIHQDGVLKHRQTYEIIDPQDIGLNESVIALTARSGRAALVHRLELLGYDLTPEELNATYDKFLVLADRKKEIHDYDLLYLVGDIDRIRKQSIALKFLQVTTGTLVPTATVVLKFGDHERMSIATGNGPVDAAVSAIKKLVNERVTLSEFLMQAVTRGSDDVGRVHVQVECGERTVHGFAAHTDTTRASVEAFLDALRVLNVTERKEKEE is encoded by the coding sequence ATGAGTGAGAGATTGTACATTTTCGACACCACGCTCCGCGACGGCGAGCAGGTTCCCGGCTGCCAGTTGAACACGATCGAAAAGATCGAGGTCGCCAAGTTGCTGGAAAGCCTCGGCGTGGACATCATCGAGGCGGGATTCCCGATCTCCAGCCCCGGAGACTTCAACTCCGTGCTCGAAATTTCGAAGGCCGTCTCCGAGCCGACGATCTGCGCGCTCACGCGCGCCGTACGCAAGGATATCGACGTAGCGGCCGACGCCCTGCGGCTGGCCAGGCACAAGCGGATCCACACCGGTATCGGCGTCTCGCCCCAGCACATCTACGACAAACTGCGTTCGACGCCCGAAAAGATACTCGAAACGGCTGTCGACGCGGTGAAATACGCCAAACGCTACGTCGAAGACGTGGAGTTCTACGCCGAAGACGCCGGCCGGGCCGAACCCAAATACCTCGCCCGCGTGGTCGAAGCGGCCATTGCGGCCGGCGCCACGGTGGTCAACATCCCCGACACGACGGGCTACTGCCTGCCGCAGGAGTACGGAGCGAAGATCCGCTATCTGGTCGAACACGTCGCCAACATCGACCGTGCAATCATCTCCACCCACTGCCACAACGATCTGGGCATGGCGACGGCCAACACGCTAAGCGCCGTTCTCAACGGCGCCCGGCAGGCCGAGGTGACGATCAACGGCATCGGCGAACGGGCGGGCAACACCTCGCTCGAAGAGGTGGTGATGACGCTGCGCTGCCACCGCGAACTCGACATCGACACGCGCATCAACTCGCAGCTCATCACCAAGGCCTCGCATCTGGTGTCGAGCCTGATGAACATGCCCGTGCAGCCCAACAAGGCGATCGTCGGACGCAACGCCTTCGCCCACTCGTCGGGAATCCACCAGGACGGCGTGCTCAAACACCGGCAGACCTACGAGATCATCGACCCGCAGGACATCGGGCTCAACGAATCGGTCATCGCCCTGACGGCCCGCAGCGGCCGCGCGGCACTGGTGCACCGGCTCGAACTGCTGGGTTACGACCTCACGCCGGAAGAACTGAACGCCACCTACGACAAGTTCCTTGTGCTGGCCGACCGGAAAAAGGAGATCCACGACTACGACCTGCTCTACCTGGTAGGCGACATCGACCGCATCCGCAAACAGTCGATCGCGCTCAAATTCCTGCAAGTGACCACCGGAACCCTCGTTCCGACGGCCACCGTCGTACTGAAATTCGGCGACCACGAACGCATGTCGATCGCCACGGGAAACGGACCGGTCGACGCGGCCGTCTCGGCCATCAAGAAGCTCGTCAACGAGCGGGTCACCCTCTCGGAGTTCCTGATGCAGGCCGTCACGCGCGGCTCGGACGATGTGGGACGCGTCCACGTACAGGTCGAATGCGGCGAACGCACCGTGCACGGCTTCGCAGCCCACACCGATACGACACGCGCGTCGGTCGAGGCATTCCTCGACGCGCTGCGCGTGCTGAACGTCACCGAACGCAAAGAGAAGGAGGAGTAG
- the leuC gene encoding 3-isopropylmalate dehydratase large subunit codes for MGRTLLDKIWDAHTVRTEEGGRTVLYIDRQYIHEVTSPVAFAGLARRGVGVVHPDRITATVDHNIPTVDQHLPIAEPQSRHQVETLRANCARYGIEHFGMGDPRQGIVHIIGPELGLTQPGMTIVCGDSHTSTHGALGAVAFGVGTSEVEMVLASQCILQGKPRAMRITVDGTLPSGTEAKDIILHIIARITASGGTDHFIEFAGEAIRSLSMEGRMTVCNMSIECGARGGMIAPDQTTFDYLRGRERAPQGEAFDAAVARWRELYSDADARFDREYRFDAAEIAPMITFGTNPGMGMAVDAAIPADADPKALEYMGFDAGERLLGKPVDYVFVGSCTNGRIEDLRRFARLVEGRRKAPEVTAWIVPGSKAVEAAAKAEGLDRILAAAGFELRQPGCSACLAMNADKIPAGKYCVSTSNRNFEGRQGPGARTLLSGVAVAAAAAVSGRIADPRELFGFPPND; via the coding sequence ATGGGACGGACGCTTCTGGACAAAATCTGGGATGCGCACACGGTGCGCACCGAGGAGGGCGGCCGCACGGTGCTCTACATCGACCGGCAGTACATCCACGAGGTAACCTCGCCCGTGGCCTTCGCCGGACTCGCGCGGCGCGGCGTCGGCGTGGTACATCCCGACCGCATCACCGCCACGGTCGACCACAACATTCCCACCGTGGACCAGCACCTCCCCATCGCCGAGCCTCAGTCGCGGCATCAGGTCGAGACGCTGCGCGCCAACTGCGCCCGCTACGGCATCGAGCACTTCGGCATGGGCGATCCGCGGCAGGGGATCGTACACATCATCGGCCCCGAACTGGGGCTCACGCAGCCGGGCATGACGATCGTCTGCGGCGACAGCCACACCTCCACGCACGGCGCGCTGGGGGCCGTCGCCTTCGGCGTGGGAACCTCCGAAGTCGAAATGGTACTGGCCAGCCAGTGCATCCTGCAAGGCAAGCCGCGCGCGATGCGCATCACCGTCGACGGCACGCTGCCCTCGGGCACGGAGGCCAAGGACATCATTCTCCACATCATCGCGCGCATCACCGCTTCGGGCGGAACCGACCATTTCATCGAATTCGCCGGCGAGGCGATCCGCTCGCTCTCGATGGAGGGACGCATGACGGTATGCAACATGAGTATCGAGTGCGGCGCCCGCGGCGGCATGATCGCCCCCGACCAGACGACCTTCGACTACCTGCGCGGACGCGAACGCGCGCCGCAGGGCGAGGCGTTCGACGCCGCCGTAGCGCGGTGGCGGGAACTTTACAGCGACGCCGACGCACGTTTCGACCGCGAATACCGGTTCGACGCCGCCGAGATCGCGCCGATGATTACCTTCGGGACGAATCCCGGCATGGGAATGGCCGTCGATGCGGCGATTCCCGCCGACGCCGATCCCAAAGCGCTGGAATATATGGGATTCGATGCCGGCGAACGGCTGCTGGGCAAACCCGTCGACTACGTTTTCGTCGGCAGTTGCACCAACGGCCGCATCGAAGACCTGCGGCGTTTCGCCCGTCTGGTCGAGGGACGGCGCAAAGCTCCGGAAGTGACGGCATGGATCGTCCCCGGCTCGAAGGCCGTGGAGGCCGCCGCGAAGGCCGAAGGACTGGATCGGATTCTCGCCGCCGCAGGATTCGAACTGCGCCAGCCGGGCTGCTCGGCCTGTCTGGCGATGAATGCCGACAAGATTCCCGCCGGCAAGTACTGCGTCTCGACCTCCAACCGCAATTTCGAAGGGCGTCAGGGGCCGGGAGCACGCACGCTGCTGTCGGGCGTTGCCGTAGCGGCGGCCGCCGCTGTCAGCGGCCGGATCGCAGACCCGCGGGAGCTGTTCGGATTCCCGCCGAACGATTGA
- the leuB gene encoding 3-isopropylmalate dehydrogenase produces the protein MDINIALLPGDGIGPEIIAEATKVLDRTAAKFGHRIRYTEALVGAAAIDATGNPYPDTTHCICREADAVLFGAIGDPKYDNNPKAKVRPEQGLLRMRKALGLFANLRPVTVYEPLVDRSPLKADVVRGTDFICVRELTSGIYFGRQGRDRHDTRAYDTCTYTIDEIEQVLRVAFRLAGTRRRHLTVVDKANVLETSRMWRETAQRTACEYPDVTVDFMFVDNAAMQIIRRPTDFDVIVTENMFGDILTDEASVISGSLGMLSSASIGAKCALFEPVHGSYPQAAGKDIANPMAAVLSAALLLEHLGLGAEGRAVRKAIDRTLAAGVVTEDLTAPGQRSYRTSAVGDFIAAQI, from the coding sequence ATGGATATCAACATCGCTCTTTTGCCCGGCGACGGCATCGGCCCGGAGATCATCGCCGAAGCCACGAAAGTACTCGACCGCACGGCGGCGAAATTCGGCCACCGCATCCGCTACACCGAGGCGCTGGTAGGCGCCGCGGCGATCGACGCCACCGGCAATCCCTACCCCGACACGACCCACTGCATCTGCCGCGAGGCCGACGCCGTGCTGTTCGGCGCCATCGGAGATCCCAAATACGACAACAACCCCAAAGCGAAGGTTCGTCCCGAACAGGGGTTGCTGCGTATGCGCAAGGCCCTGGGGCTCTTCGCCAACCTGCGTCCGGTGACGGTCTACGAACCGTTGGTCGACCGTTCGCCGCTCAAAGCCGACGTGGTGCGCGGCACGGATTTCATCTGCGTGCGCGAGCTGACGAGCGGCATCTATTTCGGACGGCAGGGACGCGACCGGCACGACACGCGCGCCTACGACACCTGCACCTACACGATCGACGAGATCGAACAGGTGCTTCGCGTCGCCTTCCGGCTGGCCGGGACACGGCGGCGGCACCTCACGGTAGTCGACAAGGCCAACGTGTTGGAGACGTCGCGCATGTGGCGCGAAACGGCCCAGCGCACCGCCTGCGAATATCCCGACGTGACGGTCGATTTCATGTTCGTGGACAACGCCGCGATGCAGATCATCCGCCGGCCGACCGATTTCGACGTGATCGTGACCGAGAACATGTTCGGCGACATCCTGACCGACGAAGCCAGCGTCATCAGCGGTTCGCTGGGAATGCTCTCGTCGGCGAGCATCGGCGCGAAGTGCGCCCTGTTCGAACCCGTCCACGGATCGTATCCGCAGGCGGCGGGCAAGGACATCGCCAACCCGATGGCCGCCGTCCTCTCGGCCGCCCTGCTGCTGGAACACCTGGGCCTCGGAGCCGAAGGCAGGGCCGTGCGCAAGGCGATCGACCGCACCCTCGCCGCGGGTGTCGTCACCGAGGACCTCACCGCCCCGGGCCAGCGCAGCTACCGCACGTCGGCAGTCGGGGATTTCATCGCCGCGCAGATATGA
- the leuD gene encoding 3-isopropylmalate dehydratase small subunit: protein MAIPKFTTFTSGAVPVEAENIDTDQIIPARFLKATERKGFGDNLFRDWRYDAEGRPIAAFPLNDPRYEGRILVAGRNFGCGSSREHAAWALADYGFRVVVSSFFADIFRNNALNNGLLPLRVSDDFLAAIFDDLRRDPASRFTVDLEAQTLTALSDGRSERFEIDAYKKKCLLNGYDDVDYLLSIADRIEAFEASRR from the coding sequence ATGGCTATTCCCAAATTCACGACCTTCACTTCGGGGGCGGTGCCCGTCGAGGCGGAGAACATCGACACCGATCAGATCATTCCGGCGCGCTTCCTGAAAGCGACCGAACGCAAGGGATTCGGCGACAATCTTTTCCGCGACTGGCGCTACGACGCCGAGGGGCGTCCGATCGCCGCATTCCCGCTCAACGACCCGCGTTACGAGGGGCGGATTCTCGTCGCGGGCCGCAACTTCGGCTGCGGCAGCTCGCGCGAACATGCCGCCTGGGCGCTGGCCGACTACGGCTTCCGCGTGGTGGTGTCGAGTTTCTTCGCCGACATCTTCCGCAACAACGCCCTCAACAACGGCCTGCTGCCGCTGCGCGTGAGCGACGACTTTCTCGCCGCGATCTTCGACGACCTGCGCCGCGATCCGGCATCCCGCTTCACGGTCGATCTGGAAGCGCAGACGCTGACCGCCCTCTCCGACGGCCGCAGCGAGCGGTTCGAGATCGACGCCTATAAAAAGAAATGCCTGCTCAACGGCTACGACGACGTGGACTACCTGCTGAGCATCGCCGACCGGATCGAGGCGTTCGAAGCCTCCCGACGATAA